In one window of Candidatus Scalindua sp. DNA:
- a CDS encoding CbiM family transporter: MHISDGVLSPVIVATGWAVATPVLAVSVRRLRPDQIGAYGVVAAAFFAGSTIHIPFGPFSMHLVLNGIAGLLLGWGALTVITVGLLLQTLLIGFGGLTVMGVNIAIMALPGALMGVSGRHWIMKASNKKRPWIGAFIGCGTIFFSAILLFAVLSTTHPGLATLGKLVFLGHIPIAIAEGIISFWLVHFLQKVKPTLLGIST; this comes from the coding sequence ATGCACATTAGTGATGGTGTACTTTCTCCTGTTATTGTTGCCACAGGGTGGGCGGTAGCTACACCTGTTTTAGCTGTATCTGTGCGGCGATTAAGACCTGACCAAATCGGAGCCTATGGTGTGGTGGCTGCTGCTTTCTTTGCAGGATCGACAATTCATATACCTTTTGGCCCGTTTAGTATGCATCTTGTGCTGAATGGCATTGCCGGACTTTTGCTGGGCTGGGGCGCCCTGACGGTAATAACCGTAGGACTCTTATTGCAGACATTATTAATCGGTTTTGGAGGGTTAACTGTAATGGGTGTTAATATTGCGATTATGGCCTTGCCTGGCGCTTTAATGGGAGTGTCAGGCCGTCATTGGATAATGAAAGCTTCAAACAAAAAGCGCCCATGGATTGGTGCATTCATTGGATGCGGAACGATATTTTTCTCAGCAATTTTACTTTTTGCAGTTCTATCTACGACACATCCAGGATTGGCAACTCTTGGCAAACTTGTTTTTTTGGGGCATATTCCTATTGCCATAGCAGAAGGAATCATCAGTTTTTGGCTTGTACATTTTTTACAAAAGGTCAAACCAACGTTACTTGGGATCTCGACATGA
- a CDS encoding HEPN domain-containing protein, with amino-acid sequence MFNSGKYDWCLFIGHLTLEKILKAIFVDRNDNKVPPKVHNLVRLAELSMIELGEDQKFYLDQITDFNIQIRYPDYKLEFYKRCNTEYTKEYFAKIKEFYAWFSSLLK; translated from the coding sequence ATTTTTAATTCTGGAAAATATGATTGGTGTTTATTTATCGGACATTTGACATTAGAAAAGATATTGAAAGCGATATTTGTTGACAGGAATGATAACAAAGTGCCGCCAAAAGTTCACAACCTTGTGAGATTGGCAGAATTATCCATGATAGAATTAGGCGAGGATCAGAAATTCTATTTAGACCAAATTACTGATTTCAATATTCAGATACGTTATCCAGATTATAAGCTGGAATTTTATAAACGCTGCAATACAGAATACACGAAAGAGTATTTTGCCAAAATAAAGGAGTTTTACGCATGGTTCAGCTCCCTGCTAAAGTAA
- the guaB gene encoding IMP dehydrogenase → MPENGYSAEAFFAEGSGLTYNDFIILPGHIDFAVKDVDLETNITRNLTIKRPLVSSPMDTVTESKMAIHMALIGGLGIIHYNNTIEEQEKEVRMVKRYENGFITYPVTLSPENIIADVYTIKETYGFSGIPITEDGTLKSKLVGIVTRRDIDFELDRTKKLKEIMETELVTASAGISLSEGNKILKESKKGKLPIVDKEGRLVSLMSRTDLLKNEDFPYASKNKEKQLLVGASISTRDEDKERLQALSNAGVDIVVIDSSQGDSVYQYNMIKYVKKEFPHIEVIGGNVVTAKQCKSLIDAGADALRIGMGAGSICITQDTLAVGRSQGSAVYHCAKFAREYAGIPVIADGGIASIGHIVKALALGASTVMLGALLAGTNETPGEYYYEGGVRLKKYRGMASLEAMERGGGKRYYSSEEKVKIAQGVSGTVVDKGSVVNFGEYIIKSLLHALQSIGYRTVKGLHEGIYNGNLSFEARSASAQGEGTVHDLHSYTLPDTKLFYSSERKRA, encoded by the coding sequence ATGCCGGAAAATGGATATAGTGCAGAAGCATTTTTTGCAGAAGGAAGCGGGCTTACGTATAATGATTTTATCATTTTACCTGGCCACATTGATTTTGCGGTAAAAGATGTCGATTTAGAGACGAATATAACTCGAAATCTTACCATAAAAAGACCGTTGGTCAGTTCACCGATGGATACGGTTACGGAGTCAAAAATGGCCATCCATATGGCCCTTATAGGCGGGCTTGGGATTATACATTATAATAATACGATAGAGGAACAGGAAAAAGAGGTCAGGATGGTAAAGAGGTATGAAAACGGCTTCATAACATATCCTGTCACACTGAGTCCCGAAAACATAATTGCCGATGTCTATACTATCAAGGAGACATATGGGTTTTCCGGAATACCCATAACCGAAGACGGAACATTAAAGTCTAAACTCGTTGGTATTGTTACAAGAAGAGATATAGATTTTGAACTTGACAGAACCAAAAAACTGAAGGAGATAATGGAAACAGAGCTTGTTACTGCATCTGCAGGTATTTCTCTTTCAGAGGGAAACAAAATCCTCAAAGAGTCCAAGAAAGGGAAACTTCCTATTGTTGACAAAGAGGGAAGGCTGGTATCATTAATGAGCAGGACAGATCTTTTAAAAAATGAGGATTTTCCTTATGCGTCAAAGAATAAAGAAAAACAATTGCTGGTAGGAGCATCGATCTCTACCAGAGATGAAGATAAGGAACGACTTCAGGCTCTGTCAAATGCGGGGGTTGACATTGTCGTGATTGATTCATCCCAGGGGGATTCTGTTTACCAGTACAACATGATAAAATATGTGAAGAAAGAGTTTCCTCACATCGAAGTGATAGGGGGAAACGTAGTTACCGCTAAACAGTGCAAATCGCTGATTGATGCAGGTGCGGATGCTCTCCGGATAGGGATGGGTGCGGGTTCTATCTGTATTACACAGGATACCCTGGCGGTTGGAAGATCGCAAGGTTCAGCGGTGTATCATTGCGCAAAGTTTGCCAGAGAATATGCCGGGATACCCGTGATTGCAGATGGTGGTATCGCGAGTATAGGCCATATCGTTAAGGCCTTGGCGTTGGGAGCAAGTACCGTAATGCTTGGTGCATTGCTTGCGGGTACAAATGAGACACCGGGTGAATATTACTACGAGGGTGGGGTTCGATTGAAAAAGTATAGAGGTATGGCCTCTTTGGAAGCGATGGAAAGGGGTGGCGGCAAGAGGTATTATTCCTCTGAAGAGAAAGTGAAAATTGCTCAAGGTGTTTCCGGTACTGTCGTAGACAAAGGCTCTGTAGTCAATTTCGGAGAGTATATAATAAAGAGTCTCCTGCACGCCCTGCAGAGTATCGGTTACAGAACGGTGAAGGGACTACATGAGGGGATTTACAATGGTAATTTATCATTTGAAGCAAGATCCGCTTCTGCTCAAGGAGAAGGTACCGTTCATGATCTGCATTCATATACCCTGCCAGATACAAAATTGTTTTATTCTTCTGAGAGAAAAAGGGCATAA
- a CDS encoding sulfite exporter TauE/SafE family protein, translating to MHELTVITITAASIGLFHTLLGPDHYLPFIVIARARKWSLMKTTCITIVCGIGHVLSSVVLGIIGIALGISLNKLGAIESFRGGLAAWLLIAFGLGYFIWGVFIARKNLPHKHWHAHGDVSMPIHKHKHKHSNDQLHIHKGEKAKNLTPWILFTIFVFGPCEPLIPLMIYPAAKSSIFGLVLVTGVFGVVTIATMLSIVILLSLGANLLPIGRLERYTHALAGATICICGVAIRFLGL from the coding sequence TTGCATGAATTGACCGTTATCACTATTACGGCTGCATCCATAGGTTTATTTCACACACTGCTGGGACCTGACCACTATCTGCCATTTATTGTGATTGCCCGGGCAAGAAAGTGGTCTCTGATGAAAACGACATGTATAACCATTGTATGTGGCATAGGTCATGTTTTAAGTTCCGTAGTCTTAGGCATTATAGGCATCGCTCTGGGTATTTCCTTAAACAAGTTAGGTGCAATAGAATCATTCCGTGGCGGACTTGCAGCATGGTTACTCATAGCTTTTGGACTGGGATATTTTATCTGGGGAGTATTCATAGCACGAAAGAACCTGCCACACAAGCACTGGCATGCACATGGGGATGTAAGTATGCCGATACACAAACACAAGCATAAACATAGTAATGACCAATTACATATACACAAAGGGGAAAAGGCAAAGAATCTCACTCCCTGGATACTCTTTACAATCTTTGTATTCGGGCCTTGTGAACCTTTAATTCCGTTAATGATATATCCGGCTGCAAAGAGCAGTATCTTTGGCCTGGTGCTGGTAACGGGCGTCTTTGGTGTAGTAACGATTGCTACAATGTTAAGTATTGTTATACTTCTATCTTTAGGCGCAAATCTTCTGCCTATAGGACGATTGGAACGTTATACTCATGCCCTGGCAGGGGCTACGATATGTATTTGCGGAGTAGCGATTAGATTTCTTGGATTATGA
- a CDS encoding energy-coupling factor ABC transporter ATP-binding protein, with protein sequence MSCVIHADNITFSYANGINVLSGLSLRVHEGEKVGVIGTSGAGKTTLFWHLNGLLRPVSGNIKVLERQLSEHKNINEVRRHVALTFQQVNDQLFCSSVWDEIAFGPRNLGWAKKQIQDTVERWLVYFGLTEVSQRPPQHLSGGQKRTVALAAAMAMEPDLLILDEPANDLDHRQRRRMITYLKGLQIAFMIATHDLRLIMESTERCILMDKGKIVADRPTVELLRNEKILEKYKMEALKM encoded by the coding sequence ATGTCTTGTGTCATACATGCAGATAATATAACTTTTAGTTATGCAAATGGAATAAATGTGTTATCAGGGCTATCATTGCGCGTTCATGAAGGCGAGAAAGTAGGCGTAATAGGTACAAGCGGGGCTGGCAAAACCACTCTTTTCTGGCATTTAAATGGTCTGTTGCGACCTGTTTCCGGAAATATCAAAGTATTAGAACGTCAACTTTCTGAACATAAGAATATTAATGAGGTAAGGCGTCACGTTGCACTAACCTTTCAGCAGGTAAACGACCAGCTTTTTTGTTCCTCTGTCTGGGATGAGATTGCCTTTGGTCCACGTAATCTGGGTTGGGCAAAGAAGCAGATTCAAGATACTGTTGAAAGATGGTTAGTATACTTTGGTTTAACGGAAGTAAGCCAGCGTCCGCCTCAACATTTATCCGGGGGCCAGAAACGAACGGTCGCCCTGGCCGCAGCTATGGCTATGGAACCAGACCTGTTAATCCTGGACGAACCGGCAAATGATCTGGACCATCGCCAGAGACGCAGAATGATTACATACCTCAAGGGGTTGCAAATTGCTTTTATGATTGCCACTCATGATTTACGCTTGATAATGGAATCAACAGAACGTTGTATTCTTATGGACAAAGGTAAGATTGTTGCAGATCGTCCCACAGTTGAATTATTACGTAATGAGAAAATATTAGAAAAATATAAGATGGAGGCGCTAAAGATGTAA
- a CDS encoding methyltransferase domain-containing protein, translated as MKMMITYMILFCSFFLLSQIAFAGEEDRKRWNKRYSTKEYIYGKEPIDFLKENIHVLTKGKALVLAMGEGRNALFLASNGFDVDGCDVSDVAVGKCKVLAQENNIKINAFVADLEEYEIPAGKYDLITCIYYTQRDLIPQIKAGLKKGGMVLFETYSIDQLNYGDDAPGPKNPEYLLKHNELLKLFGDFHILYYREGEVAPKKTVARLIAQKR; from the coding sequence ATGAAGATGATGATAACCTATATGATATTGTTTTGCTCTTTCTTCTTGCTGAGCCAGATAGCGTTTGCCGGTGAGGAAGATAGAAAAAGATGGAATAAACGGTACAGTACAAAGGAATATATATACGGGAAAGAGCCGATAGATTTTCTCAAAGAAAATATTCATGTTTTAACGAAGGGCAAGGCACTGGTGTTAGCGATGGGAGAGGGGAGAAACGCACTCTTTCTGGCCAGCAATGGATTTGATGTAGATGGGTGTGATGTTTCAGATGTTGCTGTCGGGAAGTGTAAGGTATTAGCCCAAGAAAACAATATCAAGATAAACGCCTTTGTAGCGGATCTTGAAGAGTATGAAATTCCTGCCGGCAAATACGACCTGATTACGTGCATCTATTATACGCAGAGAGACCTGATACCTCAGATCAAGGCAGGTCTTAAGAAGGGCGGAATGGTTTTATTCGAGACCTATAGCATAGACCAGCTTAACTATGGTGATGATGCACCTGGACCGAAAAACCCAGAGTATCTACTAAAGCACAATGAACTCCTGAAGCTCTTCGGGGACTTTCATATCCTCTACTACCGAGAGGGAGAGGTAGCACCCAAAAAAACCGTTGCACGCCTCATTGCACAGAAGAGATGA
- a CDS encoding cysteine desulfurase, with amino-acid sequence MEKIYLDHASCTPIHPSVIEAMVEAIKSCYGNPSNLHHFGQTTNRVVKDCREKVASLISANADEIIFTSSGSEANNFAIKGLAMANQKKGKHIITSQIEHFSVLNPLKRLEKMGFSVTQIPVDKYGMINPEDVAKAITPETILVSIMHANTEVGTIEPIEKIGKIVKEHEILFHVDAVASTGVIPVNVNTMMADALSLASNQFYGPPGVGALFLKKQTRIVPFIEGGVQEAGRRAGTENLPGIVGMGKAAELAENEMEARAMLIEPLRDKLLKSLADKIDHLHINGHPEQRLPGNANVSIEYVEGESILLFLDMKGIAVSSGSACTSRSLKSSHVLAAMGVDDAVAQGSILFSLGIDNSEEHIEYVIETLPPIIKRLREMSPLYEDSLG; translated from the coding sequence GTGGAGAAAATATATCTTGATCACGCATCATGTACGCCTATACATCCGTCAGTTATAGAGGCAATGGTGGAAGCGATAAAAAGCTGCTATGGAAACCCTTCAAATTTACACCACTTCGGACAAACCACAAACAGGGTGGTGAAAGATTGCCGGGAGAAGGTAGCTTCTCTCATATCAGCAAATGCAGATGAGATTATCTTTACATCGAGTGGTAGCGAGGCAAACAATTTTGCCATAAAAGGGCTTGCAATGGCAAACCAGAAAAAAGGCAAACACATTATTACGTCACAGATTGAACACTTTTCTGTTCTCAATCCATTGAAGAGACTTGAAAAGATGGGATTTTCCGTTACACAGATACCCGTTGACAAGTACGGTATGATCAACCCGGAGGATGTGGCGAAGGCCATCACTCCGGAAACCATCCTGGTCTCCATTATGCATGCGAATACCGAAGTTGGTACAATTGAACCGATTGAAAAAATCGGTAAAATAGTCAAGGAGCATGAAATTCTGTTTCACGTGGATGCCGTCGCATCAACAGGAGTTATTCCCGTAAATGTGAACACGATGATGGCTGACGCATTGAGCCTGGCCAGCAATCAATTCTATGGACCTCCGGGTGTCGGTGCTCTTTTCCTGAAGAAGCAGACGCGGATAGTACCTTTTATAGAAGGAGGCGTGCAGGAGGCGGGCCGGCGTGCCGGGACAGAAAATTTACCAGGTATCGTAGGGATGGGGAAGGCCGCAGAGCTGGCGGAAAATGAGATGGAAGCAAGGGCGATGTTAATCGAACCATTACGTGATAAGCTACTCAAAAGTTTAGCGGATAAAATAGATCATCTTCACATAAATGGTCATCCGGAACAGCGGTTGCCTGGCAATGCGAATGTCAGCATAGAGTATGTTGAGGGTGAATCAATACTCCTTTTTCTTGATATGAAGGGGATCGCTGTTTCGTCCGGCTCTGCCTGTACATCAAGGTCCCTGAAATCTTCACATGTCCTGGCCGCTATGGGTGTTGATGATGCCGTTGCGCAGGGCTCAATACTCTTCAGCCTGGGGATCGATAATTCCGAAGAACACATCGAATATGTTATTGAGACTCTGCCCCCGATTATCAAGAGACTCAGAGAGATGTCTCCGCTTTACGAAGACAGCCTTGGTTGA
- a CDS encoding energy-coupling factor transporter transmembrane protein EcfT, which translates to MTISPPSTRIGTVFILLVLIGLSLLNNLFCLLICLSIICLLGGLLVRNAFITTVRHATGVWIFFVLTGISLLWTEEGRYLAPVLLIKMLSMWLWIVIWIKWVDFERILSTLERLGIPSTLVHIIAFTARFLPILSQRLRMMLAAQSSRGARKGIHPFQLRNLAGGIGCLLLSSFEQSENVEHAMKSRGFNGVFPLLVEDDVSIPYGSLIIIFIFVSIVWSGVVYDVLCHTCR; encoded by the coding sequence ATGACTATTTCTCCTCCTTCAACACGCATAGGTACAGTATTTATTTTGTTAGTTTTGATTGGGTTGAGTTTATTGAATAATCTATTTTGTCTACTAATTTGTTTATCGATTATTTGTCTATTAGGAGGGCTTCTAGTCAGGAATGCCTTTATAACAACAGTACGACACGCTACCGGAGTATGGATTTTTTTTGTATTAACAGGCATAAGTTTACTTTGGACGGAGGAGGGCCGTTATCTTGCTCCTGTCTTGTTAATCAAGATGTTGTCTATGTGGTTGTGGATCGTGATATGGATTAAGTGGGTTGATTTCGAACGTATACTGTCAACTCTGGAAAGATTAGGAATACCTTCAACCCTGGTACATATTATAGCTTTTACTGCAAGGTTTTTGCCAATCTTGTCACAACGGTTAAGGATGATGCTTGCTGCTCAGTCTTCACGGGGAGCACGAAAAGGGATTCATCCTTTCCAATTGCGCAATCTTGCGGGTGGTATTGGCTGCCTGCTCTTGTCAAGTTTTGAGCAATCCGAAAATGTAGAACATGCTATGAAGTCTCGCGGGTTTAATGGTGTATTCCCTTTACTGGTCGAAGACGATGTTTCAATACCTTACGGCAGTTTGATTATTATTTTCATCTTTGTAAGTATAGTTTGGTCTGGAGTAGTTTACGATGTCTTGTGTCATACATGCAGATAA
- a CDS encoding UvrD-helicase domain-containing protein — translation MNILDNVTESQKEAITHIDGPLLVIAGAGSGKTRVITRRIGYLIENRISPYNILAITFTNKAANEMKERLNKFLDQKGVWVSTFHTMCARILRSEIELLGYSRHFTIYDTSDQIRCVKSVMNELNLDTTNWRPNSIVGSISNAKSELLSPEKFSEYNSGYYNAIVAKVYDGYQRSLEANNALDFDDLLFKVAQLFKEQPQVLERYQEKFRYILIDEYQDTNNAQYTITRLLSQRYKNICATGDPDQSIYGWRGANIQNILNFEKDYPDAKLVHLEQNYRSTKVILGAASELIKNNVSRKPKSLWTENSEGNKVKIIHCEDEYVESDEIASYISEFSKGSDRYSDMAIFYRTNAQSRVLETNLRQKGIPYSIVGSVEYFKRKEIKDVLSYLKLCANITDDMSFERVVNTPPRGIGQTTLKRLREWALSNNLRLLEAGLRIQEVSEIRTRSARAVMGFCDIISALCKFPTYPVVELVKQVIDRVGFREYLTHSYDHDSKERLENIEELINAAHEYDNANTEGSLEGFLEGISLISDIDKWDEGEDAVTLMTLHAAKGLEFPIVFMSGFEEGLLPHSQSKDSDDDVEEERRLCYVGITRAQRELFLTHARYRSKFGQRSIGIPSRFLSEIPEELTETIDKTNYRFGMDDSQTGSTQGGREFSSSQDNWFQNTHKSEEMVTLGSQGLNNFTPGDMVRHGRFGRGRVTRISPSLDVAFVDFNRVGTKKLILKYAKLEKE, via the coding sequence ATGAACATCTTGGACAATGTTACTGAATCACAAAAAGAGGCAATTACCCATATTGATGGTCCCTTACTTGTAATTGCCGGGGCCGGGAGCGGTAAAACCCGTGTTATTACGCGGAGAATAGGGTATCTCATTGAAAACCGGATCTCCCCTTACAATATCCTTGCCATAACGTTTACCAATAAGGCCGCTAATGAGATGAAGGAGCGGTTAAATAAATTTCTTGACCAGAAAGGCGTCTGGGTTTCAACGTTTCACACGATGTGTGCCCGGATACTGCGAAGTGAAATTGAACTCTTAGGCTACTCAAGGCATTTTACCATCTATGATACAAGTGATCAGATCAGGTGTGTGAAGTCTGTCATGAATGAGTTGAATCTGGACACGACAAATTGGCGCCCGAATTCAATAGTCGGCTCTATCAGCAATGCAAAGAGTGAGTTACTCTCCCCCGAGAAGTTTTCAGAATACAATTCCGGATATTACAATGCGATCGTAGCCAAGGTTTACGACGGGTACCAGAGGAGTCTTGAGGCGAATAACGCCCTGGACTTTGATGATCTCCTGTTTAAGGTAGCGCAGCTCTTTAAAGAGCAACCACAGGTATTAGAGAGATATCAAGAGAAGTTTCGGTACATCCTCATTGATGAATACCAGGACACGAATAATGCGCAGTATACGATTACGAGACTTTTGTCACAAAGATATAAGAACATATGCGCTACCGGTGATCCGGATCAATCTATCTATGGGTGGCGTGGTGCCAATATACAAAATATACTCAATTTTGAGAAAGACTATCCGGATGCGAAACTGGTTCATCTTGAACAAAACTATCGCTCTACCAAAGTGATACTCGGTGCTGCTTCCGAGTTGATAAAGAACAATGTTTCCCGGAAACCAAAATCCCTCTGGACAGAGAATAGTGAAGGGAACAAGGTGAAGATTATCCATTGTGAGGATGAGTATGTTGAATCAGATGAAATAGCCTCGTACATTTCTGAATTTTCAAAGGGTTCGGACAGGTATTCTGACATGGCCATCTTTTATCGCACAAATGCACAGTCTCGTGTATTGGAAACGAATCTGAGGCAAAAGGGAATTCCCTACTCGATTGTGGGTAGTGTTGAATATTTCAAAAGAAAAGAGATCAAGGATGTTCTCTCATACCTTAAACTCTGCGCTAATATTACTGATGATATGTCATTTGAGAGGGTTGTTAACACCCCTCCAAGGGGTATAGGGCAGACAACCTTAAAACGGTTAAGAGAATGGGCGCTTTCAAATAATCTGAGACTTCTTGAGGCCGGGTTGCGAATTCAGGAGGTTTCGGAGATTCGGACAAGGAGTGCCCGGGCGGTAATGGGTTTTTGTGACATTATTTCTGCTTTGTGCAAATTTCCAACTTATCCGGTAGTGGAGCTGGTAAAACAGGTGATCGACAGGGTCGGGTTTCGGGAGTACTTAACACACTCTTATGACCATGACAGCAAAGAGAGACTGGAAAATATTGAAGAGCTGATCAATGCTGCACACGAATACGACAACGCAAACACCGAGGGGTCTCTGGAGGGGTTCCTGGAAGGGATATCATTAATTTCTGACATTGATAAATGGGACGAGGGTGAAGATGCTGTCACCCTTATGACCCTGCATGCTGCGAAGGGACTTGAGTTTCCCATCGTCTTTATGTCAGGTTTTGAAGAGGGGTTATTACCTCATTCACAATCAAAGGATTCTGACGACGATGTCGAAGAGGAGCGTCGTTTGTGTTATGTCGGCATCACCAGGGCACAAAGAGAGTTGTTTCTCACTCATGCGAGATATAGATCAAAGTTTGGTCAGCGTTCTATTGGAATCCCCTCAAGGTTTCTGAGCGAAATTCCCGAGGAGTTAACCGAAACTATTGACAAGACTAATTACCGTTTTGGTATGGATGATAGCCAAACAGGATCTACTCAAGGAGGTCGTGAATTTTCGAGCTCACAAGACAACTGGTTTCAGAATACTCACAAAAGTGAAGAGATGGTAACGCTCGGGTCTCAAGGTCTTAATAATTTCACCCCGGGAGATATGGTAAGACACGGGAGGTTTGGACGTGGACGAGTTACCAGGATCAGCCCATCATTAGACGTAGCATTTGTCGACTTTAACAGAGTTGGTACAAAAAAGCTGATACTAAAATACGCAAAATTAGAAAAGGAGTAG
- a CDS encoding PEGA domain-containing protein, producing the protein MNVKCVFFLVFCIVFPLINGCVTRTITVKTNPSNAAVYVDDKLVGESPVSVPFVYYGTRKITIEKKDADGKLVRERKTVYEKIKAPFYEIFPIDFVSELIWPFDIIDDHVLHYDLSEIKQLSRKEQQKIILENAQELKMRVDAPDF; encoded by the coding sequence ATGAACGTAAAATGTGTTTTTTTTCTTGTTTTCTGTATCGTTTTTCCCTTGATCAATGGTTGTGTGACAAGAACAATTACCGTAAAGACTAATCCGAGTAACGCCGCCGTATACGTGGACGATAAACTTGTTGGAGAAAGCCCTGTTTCTGTACCTTTTGTCTATTACGGTACGAGAAAAATTACCATAGAGAAAAAAGATGCGGACGGAAAGCTTGTACGTGAAAGAAAGACCGTTTACGAAAAGATAAAAGCTCCTTTCTATGAAATCTTTCCTATTGATTTTGTCTCAGAGCTTATCTGGCCTTTCGATATCATTGATGATCATGTCCTCCATTACGATTTGAGTGAGATAAAGCAGCTGTCGAGAAAGGAGCAGCAGAAGATAATTCTGGAGAATGCGCAGGAGTTGAAGATGAGGGTTGACGCTCCCGATTTTTGA
- the nikR gene encoding nickel-responsive transcriptional regulator NikR, whose product MEDIVRFGVSIDSRLLKQFDRYITEKGYENRSEAIRDLIRNNLVEKEWNVGTGETVGTITIIYNHHKRELTETLTSIQHKYHASMVSTLHVHLDSHNCLEVLVVKGKAREIKIIADRLIGTKGVMHGKLTATTLGKDLS is encoded by the coding sequence ATGGAAGATATAGTCAGGTTTGGAGTCTCAATAGACTCCAGGCTTCTAAAACAATTTGACAGGTATATTACAGAAAAAGGTTACGAGAACAGGTCAGAAGCCATCAGGGATTTGATAAGGAATAATCTGGTTGAAAAGGAATGGAACGTCGGGACAGGAGAAACTGTCGGGACCATAACGATCATATACAACCATCATAAGCGTGAATTAACAGAGACCCTTACGAGCATTCAGCATAAGTACCATGCATCTATGGTTTCTACGTTGCATGTACACCTTGATTCTCATAACTGCCTGGAAGTTTTAGTCGTTAAGGGAAAGGCCAGGGAGATAAAGATAATAGCCGACAGGCTTATCGGAACAAAGGGTGTAATGCATGGAAAATTAACGGCGACAACTTTGGGTAAAGACTTGAGTTAA
- a CDS encoding nucleotidyltransferase domain-containing protein produces the protein MVQLPAKVKNIIDNYLQELNRNDIPIKEAILFGSYATGNYQEWSDIDIALVSDIFRGNLIDDKDKIRKITLYISSEIEVFPFAPSDFNLQNPFAKQILETGIKIT, from the coding sequence ATGGTTCAGCTCCCTGCTAAAGTAAAGAATATTATAGACAATTATCTCCAGGAATTAAACAGGAATGATATTCCCATTAAAGAAGCAATCCTTTTTGGCAGCTATGCAACGGGGAATTATCAGGAATGGAGTGATATAGACATTGCTTTGGTATCTGACATATTTAGAGGCAACCTGATTGATGATAAAGACAAAATAAGGAAGATTACGTTATATATAAGTAGCGAAATCGAGGTTTTCCCTTTTGCTCCCAGTGATTTCAATCTGCAAAATCCATTTGCAAAACAAATTTTGGAAACAGGTATAAAGATCACATAA